Within the Candidatus Palauibacter australiensis genome, the region AGTGGGGCGACGGGATGGGTCCGATGCCCTTGACGACCTCCACTTGGTAGACGACGCGCAGCGGCCCCTCGATCGCCGTGCCGCCCACCTCGCCGTCCCCCTGCGCGATGTGGGGGTCGCCCATCGAGAAGAGCGCGCCTTCCACGAGTACCGGGAAGTACACCGTCGTGCCCTCGACCAGGTCGCGGTCGTCCATGTTGCCGCCGTTCTGGCGGGGCGGGATCGTGACCAGCATCGAATCGGTGTCCGGCGCCACGCCCATCACGCCGGGGAAGGGCCGCAGCGGAATCCGGATCCCCGGCGCGTATTCGACGCTGGTGTCCCCCGGTTCGAACTCGAAGGTCCTCAGATACGGTTCGGGAAAGCGGTCGGCGAGGAACCCGAATCCCGGGACGTTCGCGACCCAGCCCCAGTCGCCGAGTTCGATCTCGTGCAGCGTGACGGCGAGGAGGTCGCCCGGCTCGGCGCCCTCGACGTACACCGGCCCGGTCAGGGGGTGGATGGGATCGAAGCTCAGCGTGACGAGATCCTCGAAGGTGGACTCCGGAGTCAGTTGCCCGTCCGACGCCTCCTCGAGATACGCCTCGATGACGGCGCCGGACTCCACGGTCAGGATCGGCGGAATCGTCCGGCTCCAGCGGTTGTGCGTCTGGTCCGCCGTCAGCGTGTGCTGCGGCTCCGGCGTGGCCGGGCCTCCTCCTTCCCCGGCCGGAGCCATCTCCGCCGAGTCGGCCCCGCCGTCGGGCGCGCAGCCCAGCGCGAGGACGAGCGAGACGAGCGGAACCCCGGCGGAGACCCTGCCGGAGACCCTCCCGGCCGACATCACTCCTCGTTCGCGACCGTGAAGTGGAGGGTGTCCACGACCGGCGGATCGAGCGGGATGTGCGCGGGGTTGGCCACCACGGCGATGAGGCGGTGCTCTCCTGGCGCGAGTCCCTCCAGCATGTACTCGGTGCTCCCATCCCCCATGTGGATGATCTGGGGGTCGTTCTGCGGGATCAGGTCGGAGAGCGGCGTGAGGTCCACGTCGACGTACAGGTGATGGTGCCCGGTGCCGACGACCGGTGGTGTGATGGAGACGATCTCGATCCCGTCCGTCTCCATGACGACCATGACGTCCGGGCCCACCGTCGCGCCTTCCTCCGGCTGCGTGATGCGGACGGTGACGGCGGGCTCGGCGGGCATCTCTTCGGCCGGTTCCGCGGCTATCTGGACGTCCTCGGCTTGTTCTCCTCCCCCGCAGGCGATGGCGAACGAGAGCGGGGCGACGAAGGCAACAGGGATCCATCTCGGGCGCGGGAAACGCATGAAACCTCCTGGACGAACGATCCGTCGATGCGACACGGCTCTGGGACTCGCAGATTAGGGAAACGGACCCGCGCGCGCGAGACGCGCGGCTCGCTGCCGCGGCGGAAACACCGCATACAACGTTTCCGCCCATCGCATGTTCTCAAACACAGAGCAGGAGTTCACCCATGAATCCACGCCACGCATGAAACCACGCGCAACCGTCCTGGCGCTGAGCCTCCTCCTCGCGCCCCCGGGTCCGACCGCGGCGCAGGAGACCCTGGCGCCGCCCCTTCCCGGCCCCCTCCCCATCGGAGCGGCGTGTGTCGTGCCGGATTCGATCGGGGAAGGGCTCCGCCGCATCGCGCGGCGGGTCGGGGATGCCGTCGGCGTCTCCGCGCTGCACGTCGAGTCGGGCGCCCGGATCTCGTTCAACGGAGACCGGCCCTACCCGATGGCGAGCGTATCGAAGGTCCCGATGGCGCTCGAGTTCCTGCGGCGCGTGGACCTCGGCGAGATCGATCCTTCCGAGACGGTCGTGGTGACGGTGGAGGAGTTTCGCGCGGGACACAGTCCGCTCGCGGACTGGTCGGGGGCGCGATCCGTACGCGTCACGGTCGACAGTCTCTTCTCGCTCATGCTCGCCCAGTCGGACAACACGGCCACGGACGTGATCCTCAACATGTCGGGCGGGCCCGAGGCCGCCACGCGCCACCTTCGCCGGCTGGACATCGAGGGCGTGCGCGTCGACCGCTCCGAAGCCCGCACCTTCGCGGATCTGGTCGGCCTCCCGGACACGATCCCGGAGAGCGAACTGTATCGCTACCGGTATTTCCGGCTGCGCGATGCCCTGCCCGACGCGCACCGCCAGGCAGCGCGCGAGCGCTACGGCACGGACCCGCGGGACACGGCCACGCCGGACGGGATGACGGACCTCCTGCTCGCGATCCACGAAGGCAAGGGACTCACCCCCGAGTCGCGCGCCTGGATCCTCGACGTCTTGAACCGGTCACGATCCGGACGCGGGCGGATGCGGGGCCGGCTGCCGCCATCGACCTTCGTCGCGCACAAGACGGGAACGATGGGCGGCGCCATCAACGACGTGGGGATCGTCGCGCTGCCGGATGGCGCGGGGCACCTCATCGTCTCGGTGTTCGTGAACACGCTTCGGCGCCCGACGTGGCGACGGGAACGCACCATCGCCGAGATGACGCGTCTTCTGTACGACTACTTCGGGGAGGAATTCCGGGAGCGGGGCGCCGCGGTCGGACTCGCGAGACGCTTTGGCGCCCCCTGCGTTCCTGGACAGCCCGCGGCAATAGCCCCTGGCTAGCAGCCCGTGGCAAAACCCCGCTGCGTTCGAGCGGCGAATGCATCTCGCCTGAATCGCTACGCTCTGCGTCCCTCCTCAGTCAAATAGCGCTGCTATTCTCCCTCGTCGCTCCTTGTCAGGCGAGCGCCTCACCACTCTCGGCGCTGACACAGGGTTTTGCCACGGGCTGCTAGGAACTCCGGTTGCCGTTGGCGAAGATCCGGTACAACGCCGCCCAGCCCACGGCGATATAGACGAGCCGGGCGAGGGGGCCGAAGGCCGCAGCCACGAAGTTGAAGCCGATGAGGCCGATCAATCCCCAGTTGAGGGCGCCGGCCAGCAGCAGCGCGTTCGCCACTCTGTTGCAACTCTTCCCGTTCATGTATTTCTCCCGACTGAACCTGGCTGCGGGTCCGCGCGCGGGGCGCGGAACCCTTCCGGTGACCCGACATGGTACGAACACATAGTACGCACGAAGGTCGATCGGGTTTCGCAAGGCCCGAACGCGCTCGGACAGGGGCCGCAGCGCCGAGATGATGGGGAGATGATCATTTGAGA harbors:
- a CDS encoding acetamidase/formamidase family protein, with protein sequence MSAGRVSGRVSAGVPLVSLVLALGCAPDGGADSAEMAPAGEGGGPATPEPQHTLTADQTHNRWSRTIPPILTVESGAVIEAYLEEASDGQLTPESTFEDLVTLSFDPIHPLTGPVYVEGAEPGDLLAVTLHEIELGDWGWVANVPGFGFLADRFPEPYLRTFEFEPGDTSVEYAPGIRIPLRPFPGVMGVAPDTDSMLVTIPPRQNGGNMDDRDLVEGTTVYFPVLVEGALFSMGDPHIAQGDGEVGGTAIEGPLRVVYQVEVVKGIGPIPSPHYETDEFYAVTGFAPTIDEAARNAVEAMIDYLVRSQELSRQEAYQLASMAGDLKIAEVVDVPNMLVAMRISKDVIGN
- a CDS encoding DUF4399 domain-containing protein, which produces MRFPRPRWIPVAFVAPLSFAIACGGGEQAEDVQIAAEPAEEMPAEPAVTVRITQPEEGATVGPDVMVVMETDGIEIVSITPPVVGTGHHHLYVDVDLTPLSDLIPQNDPQIIHMGDGSTEYMLEGLAPGEHRLIAVVANPAHIPLDPPVVDTLHFTVANEE
- a CDS encoding class A beta-lactamase-related serine hydrolase; amino-acid sequence: MKPRATVLALSLLLAPPGPTAAQETLAPPLPGPLPIGAACVVPDSIGEGLRRIARRVGDAVGVSALHVESGARISFNGDRPYPMASVSKVPMALEFLRRVDLGEIDPSETVVVTVEEFRAGHSPLADWSGARSVRVTVDSLFSLMLAQSDNTATDVILNMSGGPEAATRHLRRLDIEGVRVDRSEARTFADLVGLPDTIPESELYRYRYFRLRDALPDAHRQAARERYGTDPRDTATPDGMTDLLLAIHEGKGLTPESRAWILDVLNRSRSGRGRMRGRLPPSTFVAHKTGTMGGAINDVGIVALPDGAGHLIVSVFVNTLRRPTWRRERTIAEMTRLLYDYFGEEFRERGAAVGLARRFGAPCVPGQPAAIAPG
- a CDS encoding DUF378 domain-containing protein, which codes for MNGKSCNRVANALLLAGALNWGLIGLIGFNFVAAAFGPLARLVYIAVGWAALYRIFANGNRSS